A region of Cataglyphis hispanica isolate Lineage 1 chromosome 6, ULB_Chis1_1.0, whole genome shotgun sequence DNA encodes the following proteins:
- the LOC126850253 gene encoding ATP-dependent RNA helicase vasa, which produces MTEEQWGINDMDFSQPPVNTSSFDEGRAPSHGKGRGTIPYNNNDTNGSVGRHNSYNGKTDDYQESYGDNTFNENNGFEGNDSKRFGGGNRRQDNDRPRYGNNRGDSNDGNDRRWQGNRDRNNSRQNRDNNGETEGNRYDGNYQNDRKDRPRRDRDDNRGGRSGGYSRNRDGDEENNDRQNRGRRGNDNKEGNNEDEPKKREIYIPPEQPNDDSLFGNDVSVGINFDKYDDIEVKVSGENAPRPMQSFNQSGLRSILLDNIKKSGYTKPTPVQKYAIPIIMSGRDLMACAQTGSGKTAAFVLPILHTLLENPRDLITSGTSCEPQVIIISPTRELTLQIYQQVKKFSLSSILRSEVAYGGTSVIHQRDKLFAGCNILVATPGRLLDFIGKGRIKLSSLRFFVLDEADRMLDMGFLPDIEKIVDHETMVPAEERQTLMFSATFPNEIQELASRFLKNYLFLAVGIVGGACADVEQNFYQASGQPEKRKLLKEILEKQSQMGSLKGTLVFVEQKRHTDFIAAFLSESNFPTTSIHGDRLQREREEALSDFKRGKMSILVATAVAARGLDIKNVAHVINFDLPKTIDEYVHRIGRTGRVGNRGKATSFFDPNQDMPLTGDLIKILKQADQAIPGWLESGGGGGSRTFAPGRGSGRRFGGEDIRGNNDTYGDDVGYAPPIPAEPEEVW; this is translated from the exons ATGACTGAAGAACAGTGGGGAATTAATGATATGGACTTTTCGCAGCCACCAGTGAACACGTCCTCG tttgatGAAGGACGTGCTCCTTCTCATGGTAAAGGACGTGGCACAATTCCATACAACAACAATGATACAAATGGCTCTGTAGGAAGGCATAATTCCTATAATGGAAAAACAGATGACTATCAGGAAAGTTATGGTGATAAtacttttaatgaaaataatggattTGAAGGTAATGATAGCAAAAGATTTGGAGGAGGCAACAGACGACAAGACAACGATAGACCACGTTATGGAAATAATAGAGGTGACAGCAACGATGGAAATGATCGTAGGTGGCAAGGCAATAGAGATAGAAACAATAGTAGGCAAAATAGAGATAACAATGGCGAAACTGAGGGTAATAGGTATGATGGAAATTATCAGAACGATAGAAAGGACAGACCAAGAAGAGATAGAGATGATAATAGAGGTGGAAGAAGTGGCGGTTATAGTAGGAATAGAGATGGTGATGAAGAAAACAATGATAGGCAAAACAGAGGGCGCAGAGGAAACGATAATAAAGAAGGGAATAATGAAGATGAAccaaaaaaaagggaaatttATATTCCACCAGAGCAACCTAATGACGACAGTTTATTTGGAAATGACGTGTCAGtaggaataaattttgataaatacgaTGACATTGAAGTAAAAGTATCCGGTGAGAACGCACCGCGACCGATGCAATCCTTTAATCAGTCTGGCTTGAGATCTATCTTGTtggataatattaagaaatctgGTTATACAAAACCTACTCCTGTTCAAAAGTATGCCATTCCGATTATAATGAGCGGCCGTGATTTGATGGCTTGTGCGCAAACAGGTTCAGGCAAAACTGCGGCATTTGTACTTCCTATTCTACACACTCTGTTGGAAAATCCAAGAGATTTAATTACATCAGGCACTTCCTGCGAACcacaagtaattattatatcacccACACGCGAGCTTACTTTGCAGATTTATCAACAGGTCAAGAAATTTTCCTTGAGCTCTATCTTACGCTCTGAGGTTGCTTACGGAGGAACATCAGTTATTCATCagagagataaattatttgccGGTTGTAACATTTTAGTCGCGACACCAGGTAGATTATTGGATTTCATTGGAAAAGGCAGAATTAAACTTTCTTCTTTACGTTTTTTTGTATTGGATGAGGCTGATCGAATGCTGGATATGGGCTTTCTACCCGATATCGAAAAAATAGTGGATCATGAGACAATGGTGCCTGCAGAGGAAAGACAGACTCTTATGTTTTCTGCTACCTTCCCGAATGAGATACAAGAGCTTGCAAGTCgatttttgaagaattatttattccttGCCGTTGGAATCGTAGGTGGTGCTTGTGCTGATGTAGAacagaatttttatcaagcaTCTGGTCAACCCGAGAAACGAAAATTACTGAAAGAGATTCTAGAGAAACAAAGTCAGATGGGAAGTTTAAAAGGTACTTTAGTATTTGTTGAGCAAAAGAGACACACAGATTTCATCGCTGCTTTCTTGTCGGAGAGCAATTTTCCGACGACTAGTATACATGGCGATAGATTGCAGAGAGAACGAGAAGAAGCTCTATCCGATTTTAAACGAGGAAAAATGTCGATTTTGGTAGCTACGGCGGTTGCTGCGCGAGGCTTGGACATTAAAAATGTCGCTCATGTAATTAACTTTGACTTACCGAAGACAATCGACGAATATGTTCATAGAATTGGACGAACTGGACGTGTGGGAAACCGCGGCAAAGCGACTTCATTCTTCGACCCAAATCAGGATATGCCACTCACTGgtgatttgattaaaattttgaaacaagcTGATCAAGCGATACCTGGCTGGTTAGAATCTGGTGGTGGTGGCGGTAGCAGAACCTTTGCGCCAGGAAGAGGATCAGGAAGAAGGTTCGGCGGGGAGGATATCAGAGGc AACAATGATACATATGGAGATGACGTTGGTTATGCACCTCCTATACCAGCTGAACCAGAAGAAGTATGGTAG